From the bacterium genome, the window TAAGACCCTGCGGCTATGGGATGTAGCCAGCGGCAAAGAGATACAGCAGTTCTCAGGACATACGGCTGATGTGTGGAGTTGTGCCTTCTCTGGGGATGGCAAAAGCATCCTCTCGGCATCAAGGGATAGAACCCTGCGGCTATGGGATGTAGCCAGCGGCAAAGAGATGCGCCGGTTCTCAGGACATACGGCTGATGTGTGGAGTTGTGCCTTCTCTGGGGATGGCAAAAGCATCCTCTCGGCATCAAGTGATAGAACCCTCAGGCTATGGGATGTAGTCAGCGGCAAAGAGCTGCGCCAGTTCTCAGGACATACGGATGATGTGTGGAGTTGTGCCTTCTCTGGCGACGGCAAAAGCATCCTCTCGGCATCAAGTGATAGAACCCTCAGGCTATGGGATGTAGTCAGCGGCAAAGAGATGCGGCAGTTCTCAGGACATACGAATGAAGTGTTGAGTTGTGCCTTCTCTGATGACGGCAAAAGCATCCTCTCGGCATCATGGGATAAGACCCTGCGGCTATGGGATGTAGCCAGCGGCAAAGAGATACAGCAGTTCTCAGAACATACGGCTGCGGTGTTGAGTTGTGCCTTCTCGCCAGATGGCAAAAGCATCCTCTCTTCATCAAGTGATAATACCCTCAGGCTATGGGATGTAGCCAGCGGCAAAGAGATGCGCCAGTTCTCAGGACATACGGATGCGGTGTTTAGTTGTGCCTTCTCTGGCGACGGCAAAAGCATCCTCTCGGCATCATGGGATAGAACCCTCAGGCTATGGGATGTAACCAGCGGCAAAGAGATGTGCCAGTTATCAGGACATACGGCTTATGTGGAGAGTTGTGCCTTCTCGCCAGATGGCAAAAGCATCCTCTCGGCATCATGGGATAGAACCCTCAGGCTATGGGATGTAGCCAGCGGTAAAGAGATGCGGCGGTTCTCAGAACATACGGATGCGGTGTTTAGTTGTGCCTTCTCTGGCGACGGCAAAAGCATCCTCTCGGCATCATGGGATAGAACCCTCAGGCTATGGGATGTAGCCAGCGGCAAAGAGATGCGGAAGTTCTCAGGACATAGGGATGAGGTGTTGAGTTGTGCCTTTTCTATAGATGGCAAAAGCATCCTCTCGGCATCAAGGGATAAGACCCTCAGGCTATGGGATGTAGCCAGCGGCAAAGAGATTCAGTGTATCCATCTTTTATGGATACCGAGGAATATAAGCCTCACTAATGATAAAAGTGGCAATCTCCTAATCCTCACCGCCAACCAGAACGGCACCCTGAGCTTGTTTAAGATAGAAAAAAAGGATATGGGGGTGGACCCCAAGGTCTCTCCTTGATCTGGGGGCTTATTTAAAAAGATAGAACACGGATTGCACGGATGAAACGGATTGACACGGATAAAGAATCAGTGAAAATCCGTTAAATCCGTGTCATCTGTGTTCTATTAAGATATGGAGTGATTATGTTACATTCTGATATAACGGAAAAGATCATTAAATCGTTTTACCAAGTTTATAACACATTGGGTTACGGATTCTTGGAGAAAGTTTACGAAAATGCACTTATTATTGAGTTGAAAAAGCTGGGATTTTATATATCACAACAGCAAAATATCAGAGTTTACTACAATGGTCAGGAAGTAGGAGATTATTATGCTGATATTGTTGTTAATGATCAGGTCATCATAGAACTTAAATCTGCCGAGAGTTTGAGGGAAGAACATAAAGCACAGTTGATAAATTATCTCAAGGCGACAGATAAAGAAGTTGGCCTTGTGTTAAATTTTGGTAAGACACCAGAATTCAAAAGGGTAATTTTTACAAATGACAGGAAGGAGATAGAACACGGATTGCACGGATGAAATGGATTGACACGGATAAAGAATCAGTGAAAATCCGTTAAATCCGTGTCATCCGTGTTCTATTCTTACGGCTATTTTTAGGAGAACGGCTATGTCCACATGGTGGACACAAAGGAGGACGAAAATAGTGGTAGGAGATAGAAGGTGGGAGGTAAGGAGATAGTCGTGAGAAGTGATGTTTTCTTTACTTTCTACTCTCTACCCTCTACTTTCTACTTCCTTATTTTCAAGGGAGATAAAAAATGCGAGTTGGAATTGGAATTGATATTCATAAATTAGTCAAAGGTAGAAAATTGATCTTAGGTGGAGTAGAAATTCCTTATGAAAAGGGATTAGAAGGCGATTCGGATGCCGATGTTCTAATCCATGCAATTATTGATGCCTTATTAGGCAGTGTGGGGCAGGGAGATATTGGCAGAACATTCGGTGTAGGCAAACCTGAATTAATGGGAATTTCCAGCATTACCTTGTTAGAGAGAGTTTATAAAATAGTCACTGAGAGAAATTTTATTATAAATAATATTGATGCCTCCATTATCGCCCAAGAACCGCAATTGTCTCCATACATTGACCAGATGAAAAAGAATGTGGTTAAAGTGATTAATGTTGAGGAAGAGGAGGTAAATATCAAAGCTACTACGACTAAAGGACTCGGTATCATTGGTGAAAAAGAGGCAATTGCCTGTGTAGCCGTAGTAAGTGTGGTAAAAATAGGCTATGGAACAGAAGGTTAGGGTAAGATTTGCACCCAGTCCAACAGGTTATCTTCATTTAGGTGGTGTCCGCACAGCATTATTTAACTGGCTATTTGCCAGACATCACAATGGTAAATTTATCTTAAGAATTGAAGATACGGATTTAGAGAGGTCAGAACAAGCCTCTGAAGGAACAATTATTAGTTCGTTGAAATGGCTTGGGCTTGATTGGGATG encodes:
- a CDS encoding GxxExxY protein — encoded protein: MLHSDITEKIIKSFYQVYNTLGYGFLEKVYENALIIELKKLGFYISQQQNIRVYYNGQEVGDYYADIVVNDQVIIELKSAESLREEHKAQLINYLKATDKEVGLVLNFGKTPEFKRVIFTNDRKEIEHGLHG
- the ispF gene encoding 2-C-methyl-D-erythritol 2,4-cyclodiphosphate synthase, which produces MRVGIGIDIHKLVKGRKLILGGVEIPYEKGLEGDSDADVLIHAIIDALLGSVGQGDIGRTFGVGKPELMGISSITLLERVYKIVTERNFIINNIDASIIAQEPQLSPYIDQMKKNVVKVINVEEEEVNIKATTTKGLGIIGEKEAIACVAVVSVVKIGYGTEG